In Desulfatibacillum aliphaticivorans DSM 15576, the sequence AGATGGATAAAATTTGCTACGATAGAAAATTATACGAGAAGGCATGTGATATTTTAAAAAAAATATTGCAAGATAAAACAATTGAGATTATCCCAATAGCGATTCATAATGCGATGGAAGAGAGTTTGCTAAGTGACTATAATGTAATATACAAAAACTCAAAAAACTGTGATGGTTCCCTATTAGACATAGTATTCAAAAAAGAAACACATATTGCTGAAAATAATCTTTATGAACCATTTTTTGGATTAGTGGATAAATCACACTATATCCCCGGTAAGGGGAATTTCTACCGCTCAAAAATATTTAGTGGAAATGTGGCATGTCGTGAGTCTGTACTTATGGCTCCCATAGACATAAATTCAGCTCTAAGTGTCATGGCAAAGGTACAGATCGACCAAGTGTTAAAAAATGATCAATCTTTAGATAGTGTAAAAAAGGGAGATGTAGCATTTATTAAATTTTCAAACGTTCGACATAAGGGACGAAGGTATCCTGATTTTGAAACTAATAAGACTACTTGCTTAATTGACAGCAACTGCAATATTGAAATGGGAATGATGCTACAGATTGAGGTTCCAGAACAAGATATTCAGAATATTCATTGGATGAGTACTGTAATGATAATTTGGTTCGGAAGATCTATACCCACTCATGTGTTAAACATCGATGTTGAAAAGAACTGTATCGACATTTGTATAATTCCTAAATATAAAAAATTCGTTATGGCAAAATTTCGAGAGGAGTATCTATTTAAAAGTTTTATGCTTAAATCAGAAGATCACTTTGTGCCAGGCAATTTGGCGCAAATTGGAGACCCTAAGCACTTTCATTTTCAAATACATGAAAATGATAAAAATCAAGAGATAATCCATTCAATACTTCGAAAATATTTAGATATAAAAAAGATAAGATATGACTTTGAACAAAATGTCTTTAGTATTCGAACGAAGCAAAACCCGATAATGACGGTTTCAACGATTAAAAAGTTTTTAGACTATAGGCTCCAAGAATTATTTTGTAACATAGTTCTTGAAAAGAATACAAATAGTATCTATTTTGATGAATCATATGATGGGTTTGACGATACATTAGATTTAAACTCCGAGATGTATTCAAAATTTGCTTTTGATCTGCAATTTCATTACTCAACTGAGTAGTATGCCACCGGCATGGCGAGTTGCCTTGGTTTGTCCCCAGAATAGGGGCCTCCAAGCATGTTCCCCCGTAGGGGTTCATTAATTCATCTTGGTCGAAATCGTTTTCAAGAGGGTCCTTTTCGCGTTTGTTTTGGTTGCCATTTTAGCATTATTTAGTGCTTGAAAAAAAGCATTCGCCGTTCTTTCCAGATCGTCCCGGGTGGTGACCCAGGAGCAAACGCTCACCCGGATGGCCTGGGTTTCTTTCCAGACCGCGCCGCCGCACCAGCATTCGCCCGAGGCCTGGACGGCCGCCAAGGTCTTTTGAGTCAGCTCGTCGGTTTCGCAAGCGGCCAATACCTGGTTGAAGGCCACGTCGTTTAATATACGAAAACCGCGCTCCCGCAGCATTTCCGCCAAAAGAGCGGCGTTGTCGCACAAGCCGTCCACCAATTGCCCTACCCCTTCTTTGCCCAGGAACTTCAGGGCCGCCCATAATTCAGGACCCCGGCCTCTGCGCGACATGTCCGGGGTGTAAAGCATGTTGTCCCGCTCCTCACCGTATATGATGTAAGAGCCGGACGCCTGCATGGCCGCGGCCAGGGCCTCCCTGCGGCGGCACAACACAATGCCGCAATCATACGGTATGTTCAGGGTTTTATGGGCGTCCAGAGACCAGGAGTCGGCCAAATCCACGCCCTGGGTCAAGTTTTGAAACCGTTTCGAGCCTGCGGCCCACAAGCCAAAGGCGCCGTCTATATGAATCCAGGCGCCCGCCTCTCTGGCTTTGGGGCAAATTTCGGCAAAGGAGTCGAAGGCGCCGGAATTGACGTTGCCGGCCTGCAAAATCAACAGGCAGCGTTCGTCCAGTTCCGGCATCCGGGCGGGGTCCATGCGGCCCTGACCGTCCACCGGAACCTTTTCCACGTTTTCCGATCCCAAACCCAGCAGGGACAGGGCTTTGAACACCGTGGCATGGGCTTCCTCGCCCATAATCACACGGAGAGGCGGCGCGCCGAACAATCCCTTTGTCGCGGCGTCCCATCCAGCCCCCTCCAGCAAGGCGTTTCGCCCGGCGGCCAGGCCGCAAAAAGTCGCCACCGAGGTTCCGGTTACAAACCCGGACGCCGTTCCCTGTGGAAGCCCCAGGAGATCCACCAGCCACCCTTCGCACACCTCTTCCAGCTTGGCCGTAATGGGAGAGGCTACATGCAGCACCGCATTCTGATCCCACACGTCAGACAGCCATCTGGCCGCCAAGGCCGCGGGAATCGTCCCTCCGATTACAAATCCAAAATAACGCCCGCCTGTCTGAGCCGTCGTTGCGGGGGATCCTTTTTCGTGAAGGAGCGAGAGGATCTGCTTCGGGTCCCCGGGCGTTTCGGGCAGAGGCTCGTCAAAGGCCGCCAGGCCGTCCAGGGCCTTTTGTTCAGGGAACACGGGACGGTCGGAAACGCCGTCCATGTACTCAAAAGAATAAGAGACCGCCTGCCGAAAGACTTCTTTAGACGCCATCATATCTGCCATAGCGGCCCGCACATCCTGCGTATTGTGTGACTTATTTTCCATAATAAGGCTCCTTGTGTGCGCCTTTTTGCTCCTCAATTACAGAGGCGTTATTATATCATAACTATTTGTTTATGAATTGCTTTCGTCCAAAAGATCTTGCATCAACCCTTGGAGTTATATTCAGCATAGGCTTGACATTGAATGCAGTCAATTATAATATTGTATGCATGACAAATTGGACGCCAAATACGCTCGACCCCGATCTGCCCCGCTACGCGGCCCTTGCCCGGGCCATTGCGGACGACGTGCGCGCCGGATTTCTGCGCCCCGGCGACAAGCTGCCCACCCACCGGGATCTCGCCGACGCATTAGGAGTAAACGTGAGCACGGTCACCCGGGGATATAAGGAGGCCATGCACCAGGGCTTGATTTGCGGGACCGTGGGGCGAGGCACCTTTATTGCCGCGGACGCGGGCGCAGACAGGGCGCTGGTTTCCACGGAGTCGATGCACGGGCCGAACTTGCTGGAGTTGGGGCTGGTCACGCCTTTGTACGGGCTGGACCCGGACGTACGTGAAAGCATGGAGCGTCTGGCTAAAAACAGGGACCTTTCCGGTTACTTAAGATACAGCACGCCCGGCGGCCTGCCCGAGCACAAGGAGGCGGGGGCGGTCTGGGCCGGGAAGCACGAAATGCCTGCGCCGCAGGACCGGGTGGTGGTTTTTTCCGGGGTGCAGCACGGCCTGACCTGTTGCATGCTGTCCTTGTTCCGGCCGGGGGAGCACATCGCCGTGGAGCAGTTGACCTATCCGGGAATCAAGTCCCTTTCCTCCATGGCGGGAGTGCAGCTTGCGCCCGTGGAAATGGACGAACAGGGCATGATCCCCGAAGCCCTGGACACGGCCTGCCGCCGGGACGAAATCCAAGGGGTGTATTTAATGCCCGGCGTGCAAAACCCTACGGCCGCCTTTATGAGCATGGAGCGCAGGCAGGCCATCGCCCAAGTGATTGAAAAGCGCGGTTTGACGCTTTTGGAAGACGACGCCTATGCCATGACGCGGGAGGAAAAGACGCCGCCGGTGTCTTCTTTCATCCCCAACAACGCCATTTTTTTCGCCGGAATATCCAAGGCCTTCTGGCCGGGCCTGCGGGTGTGCTTTTGCGTGGTTCCGGCCCGAATCCAGCGCATCCTGGCAGAGGCGGTCCTGAACACGGTCTGGATGACGCCTCCTTTAAACGTCGCCCTGGCGGCGGAAATGATTCTCAGCGGAAAAGCGGATAAAG encodes:
- a CDS encoding pyridoxal phosphate-dependent decarboxylase family protein — translated: MENKSHNTQDVRAAMADMMASKEVFRQAVSYSFEYMDGVSDRPVFPEQKALDGLAAFDEPLPETPGDPKQILSLLHEKGSPATTAQTGGRYFGFVIGGTIPAALAARWLSDVWDQNAVLHVASPITAKLEEVCEGWLVDLLGLPQGTASGFVTGTSVATFCGLAAGRNALLEGAGWDAATKGLFGAPPLRVIMGEEAHATVFKALSLLGLGSENVEKVPVDGQGRMDPARMPELDERCLLILQAGNVNSGAFDSFAEICPKAREAGAWIHIDGAFGLWAAGSKRFQNLTQGVDLADSWSLDAHKTLNIPYDCGIVLCRRREALAAAMQASGSYIIYGEERDNMLYTPDMSRRGRGPELWAALKFLGKEGVGQLVDGLCDNAALLAEMLRERGFRILNDVAFNQVLAACETDELTQKTLAAVQASGECWCGGAVWKETQAIRVSVCSWVTTRDDLERTANAFFQALNNAKMATKTNAKRTLLKTISTKMN
- a CDS encoding PLP-dependent aminotransferase family protein — translated: MTNWTPNTLDPDLPRYAALARAIADDVRAGFLRPGDKLPTHRDLADALGVNVSTVTRGYKEAMHQGLICGTVGRGTFIAADAGADRALVSTESMHGPNLLELGLVTPLYGLDPDVRESMERLAKNRDLSGYLRYSTPGGLPEHKEAGAVWAGKHEMPAPQDRVVVFSGVQHGLTCCMLSLFRPGEHIAVEQLTYPGIKSLSSMAGVQLAPVEMDEQGMIPEALDTACRRDEIQGVYLMPGVQNPTAAFMSMERRQAIAQVIEKRGLTLLEDDAYAMTREEKTPPVSSFIPNNAIFFAGISKAFWPGLRVCFCVVPARIQRILAEAVLNTVWMTPPLNVALAAEMILSGKADKVLAAKREEAARRNIRARDILKGFSYTGYDTGFFLWLNLPRPWTGRTYEDAARNAGVRVFGAEKFAVGGTPAPAAARISLTGPESLEALSKGLSVLRDILDAPGPPPEGIL